In Excalfactoria chinensis isolate bCotChi1 chromosome 3, bCotChi1.hap2, whole genome shotgun sequence, one DNA window encodes the following:
- the ASF1A gene encoding histone chaperone ASF1A, whose amino-acid sequence MAKVQVNNVVVLDNPSPFYNPFQFEITFECIEDLSEDLEWKIIYVGSAESEEYDQVLDSVLVGPVPAGRHMFVFQADAPNPGLIPDADAVGVTVVLITCTYRGQEFIRVGYYVNNEYTETELRENPPVKPDFSKLQRNILASNPRVTRFHINWEDNTEKLEDAESSNPNLQSLLSTDALPSASKGWSTSENSLNVMLESHMDCM is encoded by the exons atggCAAAGGTTCAGGTGAACAATGTAGTGGTGTTGGACAACCCTTCTCCTTTCTACAACCCTTTCCAGTTCGAAATCACATTTGAGTGCATAGAGGACCTGTCGGAAG ACTTGGAATGGAAGATAATTTATGTGGGTTCAGCTGAAAGTGAAGAATATGACCAAGTGCTAGACTCTGTTTTAGTAGGACCCGTTCCTGCAGGCAGACACATGTTTGTATTTCAG GCTGATGCACCTAACCCAGGGCTTATTCCAGATGCAGATGCAGTAGGTGTAACAGTTGTGCTAATTACATGCACCTATCGAGGTCAAGAATTTATTAGAGTAGGCTACTACGTAAACAACGAATATACGGAAACAGAACTGAGAGAGAATCCACCAGTAAAACCAGACTTTTCTAAG CTTCAAAGGAATATTTTGGCATCTAATCCCAGAGTCACAAGATTTCACATTAACTGGGAGgacaacactgaaaaactgGAAGACGCAGAGAGCAGTAATCCAAATCTACAGTCACTGCTTTCGACAGATGCATTACCTTCAGCATCAAAGGGATGGTCAACATCAGAAAACTCATTAAATGTTATGTTAGAATCTCATATGGACTGCATGTGA